The window TGATGAGATTTGGATATTTGATCAGTTCATTTTGAAGCAATTGCGGATCCGCGCCATTCATTCTGACCACTACAATGTTTTCGGCATCAAATCCATAATCCGTTTTGATCATGAAGTTCATTTGATTGTAGACCAGCTTCACGGTAATGATCAAAAACAAAGACAAGCCAAATTGCGAGACAATCAGGAAATTGCGCATGCCCATTTTTGAAAAGACTTTAACTCCTGCAAGGCTTTTGAGTGCTTCCATCGCTCTAACCGAAGAATGAAAGATGGAAGGGACAATACCTGCAGCCAGCCCCACAAAAACTGAGAAGCCCAAACAGATGGTGTAAACAGACACGGACTCACTCAGGTTCCAGTCCAATAACTGACTGAAATTGAGCCCCAAAAAGATGGGTTTGATGAAAGTAAGTACACCAAGAGAAAAGATAAAAGCGAAAACCGAAATCAAGACGGATTCTGCCAGGAACTGTGTAATGATCTGTGCCCGAGACGCCCCAAACACCTTTCGAACACCTACTTCCCTTGCCCGGTTTAGCGATCGTGCCAGGGATAGATTGGTGTAGTTGAAACAAGCCGATAGAATAATGACCAGAGCCATACCGGCGAGGAAGTAAACAAATAACATTGGAATACCAGGGCCTATCGCGTTTCCGACCATGGGACCTGGATTGATGTCAGTGATCTTCTGAAGATAGAAGGATGGAACATCATTTTCTTGTTCCGCATATTGTTTGACACTTACGTCTGATAAATAGGTTTCTACGGCTGCTTTATCCGTTCCTGGAGCGAGTTGTACATAATTCCATGAATTCCATCGGTTAGACCAGTTGTCTTTCAAGTCTTCTTTCAATTCTTGTTTGACAAGCGCTTCATAACTTGCCATGGAAGCCAAAGCATCAAACTTGATGTGCGTTTTTCCATCAATGGGTTTCATCACGCCAGTGACCTGATAAGTCCCCAATTCTCCGACAGTGATCATTTCACCAACTATCTCGATTTTGCCGAATAGTTTAAGTGCCGTGTCATGAGTGAGGATTACCTGATAAGGTTCGTTAAGGGCAGTATTGGCATTTCCTTCTGAGAGTTCATACTGGAATACTTTCAGTACCTGAGGGTCCGCAAAGAAGCCTGCCACCGGGATATTGACATCTTGCATGATGTTGATCCAGTTATTTCCGAATCCTCGAACAAATCGCGCATATTCCAATACCTGACTGTGTTCTGCTTTCATTTTTGGTCCGAGTGGGACAGGAGTGGTGGCCATTCCTTTTAGAATGGGCTCATCGAATCGCTCAATGTTCACCTGATAGAGGCTATCGTGATTGGTGTTGAAGCGGTCATAACTGAACTGATCCGCCAGCAGCATGATGATGACCATGCAGACTGATAAGCTAAAGGATAGTCCGAAGACGTTGATCGCAGAAAATAGCTTTTGCTTGAAAATGGCCCGGAGGCCGGTTTTTAAGTAATTGAAGAACATGTTGTTGACCTTTTTTGTCACATGAGAGCCACATTCCAGTGAAAAGGTTGCTGTTAAATGAAAATTATTTCCTGAAGGGGCATCGATCTACATGTTCATACTAATTCACATCAGCACAGCGTTACTGCCTGTGAAGCATGTAGTTGTGCTTAACCCAGATTTGTCATTAGAGTTTTAGTAATGAGAATAGAAAGGCTAATGATAATTCTGGGTTCAATGTCATCAACAGGAATAGTATGAAGTATTTGTTTTTATGTCTTTGTATGTCGGCAAACCTTGCCCATGAAATCAATGATCCGCTCGTGAAAGCTTATGAGCGCTTCGCCAAAAAAATGTCTGGTTACGAGTATGTCGCTAACGATGGTGACCCGGGTGCGTCGTTCTTGATGTCGACCAGCGAGATTACCAATTTCGATTATCTGGAGTTTTTGTATCAAACCAAACAACAAAAAGGGTTGGAGGCTTACCACCAGATGTTGCCAGATACTAGCCTATGGAGAGAGGTGCCTCCTTTTGGTGAGACACTTGAGGTCACTTATCATAATCATCCGGCTTACCATAAATACCCGGTGGTGAACATTACACATGACCAGGCGAAAGAGTATTGTGCATGGCTACAGGATGTATTGAGTCAAAACGAATTAGTGAATGGCTATCAGGTTCAGGTGAAGTTGCCTTCGGTCGAAGAATGGACTTATGCAGCCACTGGAGGAGGAGATGATGACAATAAATTGCCCTGGTCTGGCCTGGAACTTGAACATGAAGGTCAAACAAGGGCCTTTTACAATAAGATCAGCCAGTTTGATATACTACGAGATGAGGAGGATAGTATAAAGATCTATGATAGTTCCTATTACTACCCATACCCGCAGCGTTATGGCATTTTTATGGGAGATGTGCATCAATTGGAAACTGGTTTCTGGGACTTGGCTCATATGGCAGGCAATGCCGCGGAGTTCATAGAAGAGAAAGGAGTGACCAAAGGTGGTAGTTGGCGTGATCCGGCTTATTATCTGATGAATAGGGTATTACAGACTTACGAAGGTTCAGGTGCTTCCATTTCAAATGGATTTCGTGTGCTGGTAAAATTGATTCCTGAGGAGGTGAACTGAGTAAGATATTCGGTTGAGGGGACACAACCGATGGTGAAATAGCATTCACTCTATTTTTTGAGATTACGGCACATCAATTTTATCGTTAATGATAATAAATAATAGGTGCTGTGATGGCCGCAATGACGGATATTCATTTTGGCTCCGTTCGTGTCTTCACGAACGGAAATAGGTAAATGCATATGGAATAAATCGGTTGTGGGGACACAACCGATGGCGATAAGATATTACATTAATCTTCTCCGTCGTACAATTCCTTGATCTTGTCACGGTCTTCTTCCGGGATGGAAGTATCACCCATGAGTTGCCAGGCCCGCTGACGTGAATTGATGTTGTATTTTTCGATTACACTGTTCTCCTTTTCACGCTTGCGAATTCGTCTCCCAACAATTAACAAAGTGATTTGAAGGACCAGGGCACCACCGACAATTACAAAAATTAAAGTCATATCGTACCAATTATACGGCTTCTTCTGTAATTAAGATGAAAAACAGTTCGGAACTTGACGAATGGGATGAGAGAAGTATAAAATTTAATTGAATAGATTTACTGAACTAGCCGCCGACCATGATCACCAGAATTGCCGCAATATTCTTGTTTCTACTGAGCTGTAGTTCGTCATTTGCGCAGATTGATAGTTTGCTTGTGCTTATTGAACAAGAACAAGAAGATTCCTCTAAATTCATGCTGAAATACCAGTTGGGGAAAGAATATTACTTCAGTAACAAATACCAGCAAGCAAATCAGGTTTTTGAAGAAGTATTGGCCTATTTCTCATCTGTTTCGGACTCAAGTAGCATGGTGTCAAATCACATCTGGATCTCTATTTGTTCAGAATATGTTGGAAATTTTGAAAAGGCCATTTCACATGGAGATATCGCTTATCGATTAGCAAGACAACTTGGCGATGTAGAAAGTGCTGCTATGGCCTTGAATAATTTGGGCATCACCTATAAGCAACTTGGAAGAAATGCTGAGGCATTAGCGATTTATGAAATCGGACTAGGTTATTCTAAAGAAATTTCCGACACAGATTACGAAGCGGCTTTCCTTGAAAACATGGGGATTGTTTATTCTAATTTGGGACATTTTGTTGAAGCGTTAAAATCAAATTTAGCCGCCTTAAAGATTTATGAATCACAGGGGGATGAACAATCGGTGGCAGAATTGCAGTTAAATATTGGTCTGCTCTACAAAAGGAATAAAGAGTATCAGAAAGCAGTAGATCATTACAAAAAAGCCATAGACATTGAGATAAAAACCAAAGACTCGCTTGGATTACAAATCGCTTATGTCAACTCAGGAAATGCCTACCTTGAATGGGGCAAGCTTGAAGAAGCTAAGAAGTGTTTATTGAAAGGCAAAGCTATTTCGGAAGGGGTGGAGGTACGATGTACCCGGCTCGTAGGTATCTATCTAGGCAATTTATACCTACAATTATCTCAACTTGATTCAGCGGAATATTATCTCGAAAAAGACATGAAAACGCTGGAAACGTGTGATTTTACTCGCCTGAATTCTATGGCCTCTTTTCTCATGGGTAAGCTTCGCTTTCAACAGGGATATTTCTATGAATCCGTCAATTTTTATAAACAGTCGTTGAAGGAATCTAAATTGACTGATTATTTATCCGTCCAGAAGGATGCGGCATTGGCATTGTATGAATATTATAAGAAGATGGGAGATTCACAAAAAGCCCTGCAATACCATGAAACATATCTAACTGCCCATGATTCTCTTTTTAATCAGGAAAATACTCGTCAGTTAACCTGGTTAGAAGCAAATGCGCAGATGGAGAGGGTTTCAGATAGCTTGAAATATATCAATGAACAAGAAACGCGTTTTTTCAATTTGGAACTGAAGCAACAAAAGAGCAGAACGAACATGATATTGATTTTAGCAGGAGTAGTGTTTGTGAGTTTGTTGCTGTTCTATCTTTATTTGCGTAATCGTCAGCAACTTCTTTATCAGGTAGAGATAAGTAAAGAAAGACAGAAAGGTTTCAAAGCTGTAATTACCGCAGAGGAAGCAGAACGAAGCCGAATCGCGAAGGACTTACACGATGGGGTTGTTCAGCATTTGGCAGCGATTAAACTTGTTTTGGCACAGGCGCTCCCAAAACTTAATGAAGAAACAGAAACCATTCTTAAAGCCCAAAGGTTAGCTGAGCAAGCTGCGGATGATACCCGCACAATATCGCATCAAATGATGCCCAAAGCTTTAATGGAGGCAGGGATTGTCCCTGCAATGAAGGATGTCATCAATAATCAATTGACCTTAAATCAGATTACGGTAGAATTTCAGCATTTTGGCCTTAAAGAGCGGTATCCTCAACAGGTTGAAGTCACTATCTATCGCATTTTTCAAGAGTTGTCCAACAACATCGTAAAACATGCGCAGGCAAAACATGTAGATGTGCAATTGATGGAACATGGGGGTAAACTCATTTTCATTGTTGAAGACGATGGAATAGGAATAGGCGACAGTAAAGGTTCTGGAATAGGTCTCAATAACATTTCCAGTAGAATACTGACTGTTGATGGTAAGGTTGATTTCAGCTCTGGCGAAAGCTCCGGAACGGTGGTAACGATGGTAATACCTCTATGAATAAGCTAAAAATCATTGTTGCCGACGATCACCATTTGGTTCGTTCTGGTATTGTAAAAATATTGGAAGAAGAAACTTCGATTGAAGTGATCTCTGAAGTGAATAATGGAAAAGAAGCTATCGATAAGTGCAAAATACTTAAACCAGATATTCTATTGTTGGATCTTGATATGCCCATTATGAATGGACTAGAAGCCGTACCATTGTTGAAAGAGAGCGTGCCAAATCTCAAAATTGGTATCCTAACCATGCATAAAGAGAAATTTCTAGTTGAAAAACTCATGAAAATGGGCGTTGACGGATATTTGTATAAAAGCAGTGACCCTCAAGATCTGATTTACGGCGTTCAAAAGATTGCAGCGGGCAAACGTTATTATGATTCAGAAGTCACCGAGAACATTGTTTTAGAAAGTACTTTTAGTGAACCTAACAAAGAAAGCGCGTTGTTGCTGGCTTTATTAAGTGATCGTGAAAAAGAAATATTGAGGATGATCGCAGAAGGACATAGCAGTGCGGAAATAGGGGAGAAGCTTTTCATTTCTGCCCGTACGGCAGAAACTCATCGATCGAATATTATCAAAAAAATTCAGGTTAAAAATGTAGCCGGACTGATTCGGTTTGCCATTAAGTCCGGCTTGGTTAGTTAGCGTTAGCATTCAGGTTTGAGTAAACTAAACGGACTATTAAGGATTAGCCTTCAACATATGTATGAAGTCTTTCAGCAGCAAAATCTACTACTTTATTAATAATCGAATAAAAGTTAGGGTCAAATCCATTGATAACCTTTCTTGTTTTCGACTTCCCTTTTTTAGTATGGTAGGTTTCCTCACCTAGCACATGAATGCCTTCATAAAGTGGTTTTTTGGCATAGGGATCAGTTCTTAGCCTTGAAACAATGGCTTCATGGTATTTTCCGTACGGGATACGTTTTTCTGTTCTTGCTGGATTCTTGTAAAGCAGATCTGCTTTAATAAGCCAAAACGAATCTCGAAAGGAGTCCATTTCTATGGTCACTATCAAGACGGCATCAAGATTCAAGGATTCGAAAAATGCATCACGCTCTTTGATGGCCTTCGGCATGGCCCCGAAATATGGCAATGTCATATTTCTGTACCCCTGAGCAGGACCAGAATTCCCCGCACCTGTCAGGCCGTCGAATGCCTTGACGGCCTTCAGTTCTTTCAATTGGTAACTATCATAGATGCTGGATTTTTCTTCTGTGTCCAGATAATCATCTATTTCCAACAAGTTCATACCTCTTGATGTAAAAGATGCCTTAATCCCATCTATCGTTTTAGAGTACAGATGGTTAGCATACAGACTAAGTGCCTCAGAAGTACGTTTGGTTCTTGAAGTTGTCGTTACAGAAGAAGAGACATGAGTTACAGTTTTGGCCTTGTCATTAACAACAAAAGTCAATAAACCTACACGCTGTGGAAGTTTGTAATCTTCTTCTTTGGCCCATCCTTTTTTGATTTGAATTTTACGCAATTCTCCTAACTGAACCAGAACTGATTTACGTAACTTATCTGGGTTGTCCATTAATTTGGCCAACTCCTTGGATTGACTAGAACAAAAATGGTTAAGTCCAAATACAAATATTGCAGACCATAACAGAGTTACAAATTTTTTCATTTCGCTTTAGGATTTAAATGGAGCAGGTATTCTCTTCAAGTCGACCTAAAGCATTGAGACGTTGGAAGAGAAACCTGCAAAATTCTTTCAATGCTTATTGATGATCAACAAGGCAAACTTCCTAAGTCATTCGAGTGATTGTAATCCGTGAATCTCCGTATTATCCTACGTAGTTTTTCGTAATTGAAGAAAGACGTCATATTGTATACATGACTAACCTTAGCATTGGAGCTAGTTTTTTGGTAATGCTTGAGAATAATGTCTCGTGAGTCATTACAACGGTTTATCATGTTTGCTTTGATATTATGGAGAATTTTAAGACGAATATTCAAGTGTTATGTTACTTTCGAGTATGGCCCAAATTCGTGTACTCGCGATAGAAGATGAACTGCTTCACACAGAACAGCTCCGACTATTATTGGAACAAAATGGTTTCATAGTCATTGATGTGGTTGATACAATCAGTGAGTTCAAACGGATGATTCTCGCCACACAACCGGATATTCTTTTGGTAGACATAGATCTTGGTGAAGCCATCAATGGTATCGAATTGATGCAGGGAGTATCGACTACTTATGATGTGCCATTTATCTTTTTGACTGCTCATGAGGATCAGCAAACAGTGAAAACGGCGATGGCAACAATGCCTTCTGCATATCTGACCAAACCATATACCGGGGCTTCATTGAGGGCCGCCATTGAATTGGCAAATGAGCGGCATATGAAGCAGCCCAATTCTCATTCAGACAGTGTGAAGAAAATGATCTTCGTACGTTCTGAAGATCGACTTATTCGGATCGCTCCAGACGAGCTTTGGATGGTGGAAGCTCAAAACAAACAGTGCTCCATAACATTGGGTAACGAACAGTTTGTTGTGACAGCAAAGTTGACGGAGTTGGCCAATCAACTGTCCCCAGATCAGTTCATGCAAATTCATCGGTCATATATAGTGAACCTGGATCAGATAGGAGAGATCGATGCACAATACCGCCACCTAACGATCGGAGATCAAGAAATACCCATCGGACGTAGTTATAAAAGTGCCCTCATGGAGAAGCTTTTGAAGCTTGGTTAGTTTATAGAATATTAATATCTGGATTGATTGAATTCGGTTCCATCAATTATCTTGGCAACATGGCGAATTGTCTTTTCCGGTTGCATCTGATAAGTGCATTTATCTTTTCATATTCATTGAATGCGCAGGAATCAGACACGGTGCTTCTACGACTTTTTGTGGAGGATACTGTCGATCGATATGAACACGCCCGATCATTTTTTGATAACAATGAACTTACTGCGAAAGAAATTATCGTGATTGCGAAATCGCATATCGAAGCACTTGATGATCGATATGAATTTCTCTTTTTTGCTGATGAGTATTTTTATGTTCGGGATCCGAAGATCAGCCTCAAAGTGCTAAGAGAAGCCACAGCAATTGCACAGGAGTTGCAAGATTCTGAAAGGGAAGTTTTTGCAAAGGTGAATGTAGCAGGAGCATTACAATACATCGGAGACTATGATTCTGCGCTCAACACCTATTTAAAGGTACTGGATGAAGTTCCGGAGGGTACAGAGATATATTATGATATTCTGGAGGGTATTGCCCTCACCTATCAAGGATTAGATGATTTGATCTTAGCTAAGTCTTATTTTCAAAAGGTCTTAAAGTATTTTAGAAATAATAAGAATAGTCACAATTACTACAATACCATATACAATTATGGCGACTTACTTATCGATATAGGCATTTATGATTCATCCATCATCATTTTTGAAGAAGTACTCGATAATTTCAACGTTCATGAACGATTGGACTTGAATTCTTCTTCCAAGGGGCAGATCGCCAGGGCTCACGAACTTCAGGGTAACTATAGGGAAGCGATCACATGGCAAAGGCTTGGCCTTTATGAGGAAAAAGCAACTAAATCTTACTCGGAAATGATTGATTCACACGGTACCCTGGCGGCGGCTTTTACAGGGCTCGGTCAGATCGATAGTGCTAATTATCATTTTTCAATGGCATTAAGGTATGCCGAAGAACTGAAGGTCTATGAAAAAATGCTTTCGACTTATCAGTTGCAAGCTAGGGTGTATGCTAAAGCAGAATATTTTGAAAAAGCATATAAGGCCGAAAAACGCTCTTCTATGTTGGCAGACAGTTTGAAGGGAATACAAATTCAGGAAGTACAACTTGAATTAAGAGAAAAGTATGAAACGGAAAAGAAAGAGGCTGAAAACGAGCTATTGATAAAACAAAACAATGAACAACGCTTTTTTTTGGTCATCGTGGCTTGTCTGTTCCTGATTGCCGTGGGGACCTTAATTTTCATTTACAGGTTACAGAAGAAGACGCAACGACTCAATGAAAAGATTTCCAGTCAATCGGTACAGTTGAATCAATTGAACCAAACAAAAGACCGCCTTTTTTCGATCATTAGCCATGACTTGAGAGGGCCCATCTCAGCATTTGAATCGGTGGCTTCATTGGTGCAAAATTTCCTTAATAAGGGAGATACGCAGAAGGTAAAAGAGATTGTGGTGAAGGTCGAGAAGTCCAGCAAAAACTTGCGAATGCTACTCGACAAT of the Cytophagales bacterium genome contains:
- a CDS encoding ATP-binding protein, which produces MANCLFRLHLISAFIFSYSLNAQESDTVLLRLFVEDTVDRYEHARSFFDNNELTAKEIIVIAKSHIEALDDRYEFLFFADEYFYVRDPKISLKVLREATAIAQELQDSEREVFAKVNVAGALQYIGDYDSALNTYLKVLDEVPEGTEIYYDILEGIALTYQGLDDLILAKSYFQKVLKYFRNNKNSHNYYNTIYNYGDLLIDIGIYDSSIIIFEEVLDNFNVHERLDLNSSSKGQIARAHELQGNYREAITWQRLGLYEEKATKSYSEMIDSHGTLAAAFTGLGQIDSANYHFSMALRYAEELKVYEKMLSTYQLQARVYAKAEYFEKAYKAEKRSSMLADSLKGIQIQEVQLELREKYETEKKEAENELLIKQNNEQRFFLVIVACLFLIAVGTLIFIYRLQKKTQRLNEKISSQSVQLNQLNQTKDRLFSIISHDLRGPISAFESVASLVQNFLNKGDTQKVKEIVVKVEKSSKNLRMLLDNLLNWSLSQQGGITLKVKSLDLPSLINEVVDTLTVSAEAKEIKLNQEIENITAEADYDTLTTALRNLISNAIKFSPIGSSITIGAQYEEEEILIQVSDQGMGIPPTQLNKMFKVDKSKVRKGTAREEGTGLGLVLVKEFVEMNHGKVSVASTEGEGSTFTIHLPVVN
- a CDS encoding response regulator transcription factor, whose amino-acid sequence is MAQIRVLAIEDELLHTEQLRLLLEQNGFIVIDVVDTISEFKRMILATQPDILLVDIDLGEAINGIELMQGVSTTYDVPFIFLTAHEDQQTVKTAMATMPSAYLTKPYTGASLRAAIELANERHMKQPNSHSDSVKKMIFVRSEDRLIRIAPDELWMVEAQNKQCSITLGNEQFVVTAKLTELANQLSPDQFMQIHRSYIVNLDQIGEIDAQYRHLTIGDQEIPIGRSYKSALMEKLLKLG
- a CDS encoding SUMF1/EgtB/PvdO family nonheme iron enzyme; amino-acid sequence: MSANLAHEINDPLVKAYERFAKKMSGYEYVANDGDPGASFLMSTSEITNFDYLEFLYQTKQQKGLEAYHQMLPDTSLWREVPPFGETLEVTYHNHPAYHKYPVVNITHDQAKEYCAWLQDVLSQNELVNGYQVQVKLPSVEEWTYAATGGGDDDNKLPWSGLELEHEGQTRAFYNKISQFDILRDEEDSIKIYDSSYYYPYPQRYGIFMGDVHQLETGFWDLAHMAGNAAEFIEEKGVTKGGSWRDPAYYLMNRVLQTYEGSGASISNGFRVLVKLIPEEVN
- a CDS encoding tetratricopeptide repeat protein — protein: MITRIAAIFLFLLSCSSSFAQIDSLLVLIEQEQEDSSKFMLKYQLGKEYYFSNKYQQANQVFEEVLAYFSSVSDSSSMVSNHIWISICSEYVGNFEKAISHGDIAYRLARQLGDVESAAMALNNLGITYKQLGRNAEALAIYEIGLGYSKEISDTDYEAAFLENMGIVYSNLGHFVEALKSNLAALKIYESQGDEQSVAELQLNIGLLYKRNKEYQKAVDHYKKAIDIEIKTKDSLGLQIAYVNSGNAYLEWGKLEEAKKCLLKGKAISEGVEVRCTRLVGIYLGNLYLQLSQLDSAEYYLEKDMKTLETCDFTRLNSMASFLMGKLRFQQGYFYESVNFYKQSLKESKLTDYLSVQKDAALALYEYYKKMGDSQKALQYHETYLTAHDSLFNQENTRQLTWLEANAQMERVSDSLKYINEQETRFFNLELKQQKSRTNMILILAGVVFVSLLLFYLYLRNRQQLLYQVEISKERQKGFKAVITAEEAERSRIAKDLHDGVVQHLAAIKLVLAQALPKLNEETETILKAQRLAEQAADDTRTISHQMMPKALMEAGIVPAMKDVINNQLTLNQITVEFQHFGLKERYPQQVEVTIYRIFQELSNNIVKHAQAKHVDVQLMEHGGKLIFIVEDDGIGIGDSKGSGIGLNNISSRILTVDGKVDFSSGESSGTVVTMVIPL
- a CDS encoding FtsX-like permease family protein: MTKKVNNMFFNYLKTGLRAIFKQKLFSAINVFGLSFSLSVCMVIIMLLADQFSYDRFNTNHDSLYQVNIERFDEPILKGMATTPVPLGPKMKAEHSQVLEYARFVRGFGNNWINIMQDVNIPVAGFFADPQVLKVFQYELSEGNANTALNEPYQVILTHDTALKLFGKIEIVGEMITVGELGTYQVTGVMKPIDGKTHIKFDALASMASYEALVKQELKEDLKDNWSNRWNSWNYVQLAPGTDKAAVETYLSDVSVKQYAEQENDVPSFYLQKITDINPGPMVGNAIGPGIPMLFVYFLAGMALVIILSACFNYTNLSLARSLNRAREVGVRKVFGASRAQIITQFLAESVLISVFAFIFSLGVLTFIKPIFLGLNFSQLLDWNLSESVSVYTICLGFSVFVGLAAGIVPSIFHSSVRAMEALKSLAGVKVFSKMGMRNFLIVSQFGLSLFLIITVKLVYNQMNFMIKTDYGFDAENIVVVRMNGADPQLLQNELIKYPNLISSSQADFVPASGTSSTSDVMYNEEEYTFNQMSVDHAYVNNMGLDLLAGTGLIKGQEDNQVILNESAAKALQFDFPRDAIGQRLLRGDSTYNTIVGVVADYHHETMFSAIKPLMLFHDPERLNILQVKVNATNFSAALHDIEAAWATVNPDLQFDYKIMNEEIAFFAELIFGDLSKIVTFISLLALIIAALGLMGMVVYAMQVRMKEVSIRKVLGSTSGQLVYVLSKKFLMLLVIAIIVSLPLTYLVNSLWLDAIAYSVNLSVGVILFGVGVIVLLGALVVGSQTWKTANTNPSEVLRYE
- a CDS encoding response regulator transcription factor, whose product is MNKLKIIVADDHHLVRSGIVKILEEETSIEVISEVNNGKEAIDKCKILKPDILLLDLDMPIMNGLEAVPLLKESVPNLKIGILTMHKEKFLVEKLMKMGVDGYLYKSSDPQDLIYGVQKIAAGKRYYDSEVTENIVLESTFSEPNKESALLLALLSDREKEILRMIAEGHSSAEIGEKLFISARTAETHRSNIIKKIQVKNVAGLIRFAIKSGLVS